The proteins below come from a single Carassius carassius chromosome 11, fCarCar2.1, whole genome shotgun sequence genomic window:
- the LOC132153023 gene encoding 60 kDa heat shock protein, mitochondrial-like codes for MLRLPSVMKQMRPVCRSLAPHLTRAYAKEVKFGADARAMMLQGVDLLADAVAVTMGPKGRNVIIEQSWGSPKVTKDGVTVAKSIDLKDRYKNIGAKLVQDVANNTNEEAGDGTTAATVLARAIAKEGFDTISKGANPVEIRRGVMLAVEEVINELKKLSKPVTTPEEIAQVATISANGDTEVGTIISNAMKKVGRKGVITVKDGKTLHDELEIIEGMKFDRGYISPYFINTAKGQKCEFQDAFLLLSEKKISSVQSIVPALEMANQHRKPLVIIAEDVDGEALSTLVLNRLKVGLQVVAVKAPGFGDNRKNQLQDMAISTGGTVFGDEAMSLAIEDIQTHDFGRVGEVIVTKDDTMLLKGRGDPAAIEKRVNEITEQLESTNSDYEKEKLNERLAKLSDGVAVIKVGGTSDVEVNEKKDRVTDALNATRAAVEEGIVLGGGCALLRCIPALDNIKPANNDQKIGIDIIRSALRIPAMTIAKNAGVDGSLVVEKILQSAPEIGYDAMNGEYVNMVEKGIIDPTKVVRTALLDAAGVASLLATAEAVVTEIPKEEKDMPAGGMGGMGGMGGMGGMGF; via the exons ATGCTGCGTTTACCTAGTGTGATGAAACAGATGAGGCCAGTGTGCAGGTCGCTGGCCCCACACCTGACCCGTGCGTATGCCAAGGAAGTCAAGTTTGGAGCAGATGCCCGGGCCATGATGCTCCAGGGCGTTGACCTGCTGGCTGATGCTGTGGCCGTCACCATGGGACCAAAG GGTCGCAACGTTATCATTGAGCAGAGCTGGGGCAGCCCCAAAGTCACCAAAGATGGTGTCACAGTTGCCAAAAGTATCGACCTGAAGGATCGGTATAAGAACATTGGGGCGAAGCTGGTACAGGATGTGGCCAACAATACTAACGAGGAGGCTGGAGACGGCACAACAGCTGCCACAGTCTTGGCCCGTGCTATTGCCAAAGAGGGATTTGACACCATCAGCAAAGGAGCCAACCCTGTGGAGATCCGTAGAGGAGTCATGCTGGCGGTGGAAGAAGTCATCAATGAACTCAAGAAACTCTCCAAGCCGGTCACAACACCAGAGGAAATTGCCCAG GTGGCCACTATTTCTGCCAATGGAGACACTGAAGTTGGTACCATCATCTCCAATGCTATGAAGAAAGTGGGCCGCAAGGGTGTTATTACAGTGAAG GATGGTAAAACCCTACATGATGAGCTTGAGATCATTGAGGGCATGAAGTTCGACCGTGGCTACATTTCTCCTTACTTCATCAACACAGCTAAAG GTCAGAAGTGTGAGTTCCAGGATGCTTTTTTGCTTCTGAGTGAGAAGAAGATCTCCAGTGTACAGAGCATCGTGCCAGCACTAGAAATGGCCAACCAGCATCGTAAGCCTCTGGTCATCATTGCTGAAGATGTGGACGGAGAGGCACTCAGCACTCTGGTCCTCAACAG GTTGAAGGTTGGACTTCAGGTCGTTGCAGTCAAGGCTCCAGGATTCGGTGACAACAGGAAAAACCAGCTCCAGGATATGGCCATTTCCACTGGAGGCACG GTGTTCGGTGATGAGGCTATGAGTCTGGCCATTGAGGACATCCAGACTCATGACTTTGGCAGAGTCGGAGAGGTCATCGTGACAAAGGATGACACAATGCTCCTCAAAGGCCGCGGTGATCCAGCAGCCATTGAAAAGCGTGTGAATGAGATCACTGAACAGCTGGAGAGCACAAACAGTGACTACGAGAAGGAGAAACTCAACGAGCGTCTGGCCAAGCTCTCTGATGGAGTGGCTGTGATTAAG GTTGGAGGAACAAGTGACGTTGAAGTGAATGAGAAGAAAGACCGTGTCACTGATGCGCTGAACGCCACTCGAGCCGCTGTGGAGGAGGGAATCGTTCTTGGAGGAGGATGTGCCCTGCTGCGCTGCATCCCAGCCCTGGACAACATCAAGCCAGCCAATAATGATCAAAAGATCG GTATCGACATTATTCGCAGTGCGCTTCGTATTCCTGCAATGACCATTGCCAAGAATGCAGGAGTTGACGGCTCTCTGGTGGTGGAGAAGATCTTGCAGAGTGCTCCAGAGATTGGATATGATGCTATGAATGGAGAATATGTAAACATGGTTGAAAAAGGCATTATTGACCCCACGAAG GTCGTGAGGACTGCATTGCTAGATGCTGCAGGTGTTGCATCTCTGCTGGCTACTGCTGAAGCTGTAGTCACTGAGATACCAAAGGAGGAGAAGGACATGCCAGCTGGAGGAATGGGCGGAATGGGAGGCATGGGAGGTATGGGTGGCATGGGATTCTAA
- the LOC132153025 gene encoding MOB-like protein phocein isoform X4, giving the protein MQAFRKFLPMFDRVLVERLAAETVTKGGIMIPEKSQAKVLQATVVAVGPGSTNKDFYNWSDESFEEMDSTLAVQQYIQQNIRSDCSNIEKIMEPPEGQDEGVWKYEHLRQFCLELNGLAVKLQIECHPDTCTQMTATEQWIFLCAAHKTPKECPAIDYTRHTLDGAACLLNSNKYFPSRVSIKESSVAKLGSVCRRIYRIFSHAYFHHRQIFDKYENETFLCHRFTRFVMKYNLMSKDNLIVPILEEEVQSATAEESDA; this is encoded by the exons ATG CAGGCTTTCCGGAAATTTCTTCCCATGTTCGACCGTGTGTTGGTGGAGCGGTTAGCTGCAGAGACTGTGACTAAAGGAGGTATCATGATTCCAGAGAAGTCTCAAGCCAAAGTGCTGCAGGCTACAGTGGTAGCAGTGGGTCCTGGATCCACCAACAAG GACTTCTATaactggtctgatgagtcttttgAAGAGATGGACAGCACGCTGGCAGTGCAGCAG tATATTCAGCAGAACATTCGCTCAGATTGTTCCAACATAGAGAAGATCATGGAGCCTCCAGAGGGACAAGATGAGGGGGTGTGGAAATATGAACATCTCAG ACAGTTCTGTTTGGAGCTGAATGGCTTAGCAGTTAAACTGCAG ATCGAGTGTCATCCTGACACGTGTACCCAGATGACTGCCACTGAGCAGTGGATCTTTCTGTGTGCTGCCCATAAAACCCCCAAAGAG TGCCCTGCCATTGACTACACAAGGCACACTCTCGATGGAGCTGCGTGTCTTCTCAACAGCAACAAGTATTTTCCCAGCCG CGTCAGCATTAAAGAATCATCTGTGGCCAAACTGGGCTCGGTTTGCCGTCGCATCTATAGGATTTTCTCCCATGCTTACTTTCACCACCGCCAGATTTTTGACAAGTATGAG AATGAGACTTTCTTGTGTCACCGCTTCACTCGTTTCGTGATGAAGTACAACCTCATGTCTAAGGACAACCTCATTGTGCCCATCCTGGAAGAGGAAGTCCAGAGTGCCACTGCTGAGGAGAGTGACGCCTGA
- the LOC132153025 gene encoding 10 kDa heat shock protein, mitochondrial isoform X2 yields MQAFRKFLPMFDRVLVERLAAETVTKGGIMIPEKSQAKVLQATVVAVGPGSTNKDGKVTPVCVKVGDKVLLPEYGGTKVILEDKDYFLFRDGDILGKYVE; encoded by the exons ATG CAGGCTTTCCGGAAATTTCTTCCCATGTTCGACCGTGTGTTGGTGGAGCGGTTAGCTGCAGAGACTGTGACTAAAGGAGGTATCATGATTCCAGAGAAGTCTCAAGCCAAAGTGCTGCAGGCTACAGTGGTAGCAGTGGGTCCTGGATCCACCAACAAG GATGGGAAAGTAACACCTGTCTGTGTCAAAGTTGGGGATAAAGTTCTGCTGCCGGAGTATGGAGGAACTAAAGTTATTCTTGAAGATAAG GACTATTTCCTGTTCCGGGATGGAGATATTCTTGGCAAATATGTAGAATAA
- the LOC132153025 gene encoding 10 kDa heat shock protein, mitochondrial isoform X3: MAFRKFLPMFDRVLVERLAAETVTKGGIMIPEKSQAKVLQATVVAVGPGSTNKDGKVTPVCVKVGDKVLLPEYGGTKVILEDKDYFLFRDGDILGKYVE; encoded by the exons ATG GCTTTCCGGAAATTTCTTCCCATGTTCGACCGTGTGTTGGTGGAGCGGTTAGCTGCAGAGACTGTGACTAAAGGAGGTATCATGATTCCAGAGAAGTCTCAAGCCAAAGTGCTGCAGGCTACAGTGGTAGCAGTGGGTCCTGGATCCACCAACAAG GATGGGAAAGTAACACCTGTCTGTGTCAAAGTTGGGGATAAAGTTCTGCTGCCGGAGTATGGAGGAACTAAAGTTATTCTTGAAGATAAG GACTATTTCCTGTTCCGGGATGGAGATATTCTTGGCAAATATGTAGAATAA
- the LOC132153025 gene encoding MOB-like protein phocein isoform X1, with translation MVMAEGTAVLRRNRPGTKAKDFYNWSDESFEEMDSTLAVQQYIQQNIRSDCSNIEKIMEPPEGQDEGVWKYEHLRQFCLELNGLAVKLQIECHPDTCTQMTATEQWIFLCAAHKTPKECPAIDYTRHTLDGAACLLNSNKYFPSRVSIKESSVAKLGSVCRRIYRIFSHAYFHHRQIFDKYENETFLCHRFTRFVMKYNLMSKDNLIVPILEEEVQSATAEESDA, from the exons ATGGTCATGGCGGAGGGCACAGCTGTTCTGAGGAGGAATAGACCAGGCACTAAGGCGAAG GACTTCTATaactggtctgatgagtcttttgAAGAGATGGACAGCACGCTGGCAGTGCAGCAG tATATTCAGCAGAACATTCGCTCAGATTGTTCCAACATAGAGAAGATCATGGAGCCTCCAGAGGGACAAGATGAGGGGGTGTGGAAATATGAACATCTCAG ACAGTTCTGTTTGGAGCTGAATGGCTTAGCAGTTAAACTGCAG ATCGAGTGTCATCCTGACACGTGTACCCAGATGACTGCCACTGAGCAGTGGATCTTTCTGTGTGCTGCCCATAAAACCCCCAAAGAG TGCCCTGCCATTGACTACACAAGGCACACTCTCGATGGAGCTGCGTGTCTTCTCAACAGCAACAAGTATTTTCCCAGCCG CGTCAGCATTAAAGAATCATCTGTGGCCAAACTGGGCTCGGTTTGCCGTCGCATCTATAGGATTTTCTCCCATGCTTACTTTCACCACCGCCAGATTTTTGACAAGTATGAG AATGAGACTTTCTTGTGTCACCGCTTCACTCGTTTCGTGATGAAGTACAACCTCATGTCTAAGGACAACCTCATTGTGCCCATCCTGGAAGAGGAAGTCCAGAGTGCCACTGCTGAGGAGAGTGACGCCTGA